Below is a window of Desulfarculaceae bacterium DNA.
CTGGAACTCGGTGACCGGCGGCATCCGGGGCATCAACGTGCCCGCGCCGGATTTGTTCGGCCTCAAGCTGGACACCGAGTTCAAGATGTACTTCGTCACCGTGCCCATCATGATCATCGCGGTGACCGCGGCCCGCAACCTGTTCCGCACCCGGGTAGGCCGGGCCTTCATCGCCATCCGCGACCGCGACATCTCCGCTCAGCTGATGGGCATAAACCTGTTCCAGTACAAGCTCTACGCCTTCGCCACCTCCAGCTTCTTCGCCGGGGTGGCCGGCTGCCTGCAAGTCTATTTGCTCAAGATCGTCACCCCGGAACACTTCCCCCTGCACGAGTCCATCCGATACCTGGCCATGATCATCGTGGGCGGGCTGGGCTCGGTGCTGGGCTCCATCTTCGGGGCCATCTTCATGACCATGGTCCCCGAGGCGCTGCAAAGCGGCCTGGCCCTTTTCCAGGGCCTGGACGACAAGGTAATGAGCTACCTCTACCCGTTGCAGACCGTGGTCTTCGGCCTGCTGATCGTGGTGTTTCTGGTTTTCGAGCCCCACGGCCTGGCCGAGATGTGGCGGCGCTTGAAGGATTATTTCCGGCTTTGGCCTTTCGAGCACTAGGGGCTCGGGGCCCGGCCAAGGCCGGAGGAACCGATGGAGGGATGTCCGGACCGGGCGCCATCGCGCCGGGCGGACTTGGGTTTCACTGATGCCGAGGAGGGATAGATGAAATCGTTACGGGTTACCTTGGGGCTATTGTTGACCCTGTGCCTGGTGCTGGGGGCCGGGATGGCGCTGGCGGCGGACACCATCAAGATCACCGCCCAGCAGCCTCTGACCGGCCGCTTCGCCTTCGCGGGCAAGCACATCCACCAGGGCCTGGCCGATTCCATCGCCTATGCCAACGAGCAGGGCGGGGTGGACGGTCAGAAATTCGAATACATTTATGAGGACACCGGCTACGACCTCAAGCGCGCGGTGGCCAGCTTCAAGAAGATGGTGGCCAAGTACAGCCCGGTGATGAACTACGGCGAGTCCACCGGCGAGGGCAAGGCCCTGGCCCCGGAGATCAACAGCCGCTACCACCTGGTCTACGGCTCCACCAGCTTCTCCCAGGAGCTGGCCGACCGGGCCAAGAACCCCTACTTCTTCGTTTCCGGGCCCACCTACGCCCAGCAGTTCGGCATCCTGCTCAAGTACATCGCGGCCCACCCCAAGACCAAGGGACAGGCTCCCACGGTGGCCTTCTTCCACTCGGACACCGAGTTCGGCCGCGACCCCGTCCCCTACGCCCGCGAGATGGCCAAGAAGTTGGGCGTCAAGGTGGTGGCCGAGGAAGTGACCGCGGTGGGCGCGGTGGACATCACCAGCCAGCTCTTGGACCTGAAGCGCCACAACCCCGACTACTGCATCTTCCAAGGCTACGTGGTCCCGCCCATCCCGGCGGTGATCCGCGGGGCCAAGGACTTCGGGCTCAAGACCACCTTCATGGGCACCTTCTGGACCATGTCCAAGATGCTCCTGGACAAGCTGGGCGCCGACGGCGACGGCTACATGGGCGTGATGCCCTATGCCTACTGGTACCACACCGACGTACCCATGATTAAGATCATCCAGGACTTCAACAAGCGGCACCATCCGGACGTGAAGTACCGCCCCAACAGCTACATGCAGGGCTGGTTCACCGGCATGGTCTACGTGAAGCTGGCCAAGATGTGCAAGGCCAAGGGCCTGCCCATCACCGGGCCCAACCTGAAGAACATGATCCCCCAGGTCAAGGACTGGGACACCCAGGGCTTCGCGGGCATCGTGAGCTTCAAGCACAGCAACGCCACCGCGGTGGGCAAAGTCTACATCGGCAAGGGCGGCAAGTTCATGCCGGCCTCGGACTGGATCTACCTGGACAAGTAACCCCCACGGCCGAGGCGGGGCCCTCGCGGCCCCGCCCGGCCCCACATGAATTTACTAAAGGGAAGCGGGGCGGCCCGATACCTATGGCGGAACACAACGACGAGCAGGCCATCCTCAAGGTCAACAACATCGAGGTGGTCTACAACCACGTGGTGCTGGTGCTCAAGGGGCTGAGCCTGGTGGTGCCCCAGGGCCGCATCGTGAGCCTGCTGGGCTCCAACGGGGCGGGCAAGAGCACCACCCTCAAGGCCATCAGCGGTCTGTTGCCTCTCGAGGACGGCGAGATGACCGACGGGTGGATCGATTTCGAGGGCCAGAGGCTGGGCCAGGACCTGCCCCACGTCCTGGTGCGCAAGGGCATCTTCCAGGTCATGGAGGGGCGGCGCATCTTCGAGGACCTTACCGTGGAGGAGAACCTCGCCTGCGGGGCCTACACCCGGCGGGACCGGAGCGGGGTCAAGGCCGACCTGGAAAAGTGCTTCACCTACTTCCCGGTGCTCAAAAGCCGCCTGGGGCGCCTGGCCGGCTACCTGAGCGGCGGCGAGCAGCAGATGCTGGCCATCAGCCGGGCCCTGTTGGCCCGGCCCAAGCTGATGATGCTCGACGAGCCCTCCCTGGGACTGGCCCCCCTGTTGGTGGAGGAGATTTTCGCCATCATCCAGGAGATCAACCAGAAGGAAGGCACCAGCATCCTCCTGGTGGAGCAGAACGCCCAGGTGGCCCTGAGCGTGAGTTCCTACGGCTACATCATGGAAAACGGCCGGGTGGTTTTGGACGGCCCGGTGGAGCGCCTTTTGGCCGACCAGGACGTGCAGGAGTTCTACCTGGGCCTGGGCCAGGGCGGAGGCCGCAAAAGCTACCGCGAGGTCAAGCATTACAAGCGGAGGAAACGGTGGTTGAGCTGAGCGGCAAGACCCTGGGGCAATTTTTCCTGGGGCAGGTGGCCCGGCTCGGTGAGCAGGTGGCCCTGCGCGAGAAGGAATTCGGCATCTGGCAGGAGGTGACCTGGAACGGCTACCGTGACCACGTGCAGCACTTCGCCCTGGGGATAAGCGCCCTGGGCTTCGGGCGCGGCGACCACCTGGCCATCATCAGCGAGAACTGCCGGGAGTGGCTCTACGCCGACCTGGCGGCGATCTGCCTGGGCGGGGTGTCGGTGGGGGTCTATCCCACCAGCCCCTATCCCGAGGTCCACTACGTGGTCAAGCACTCGGACAGCAAGCTGGTGGTGGCCGAGGACCAGGAGCAGACCGACAAGATCCTGGAGGTCTGGGACGACCTGCCCCTGGTGGAAAAGATCATCGTCAAGGACATGAAGGGCCTTAGGCACTACCCCAAAGACATCATCATCTCCTTCGAGGAGGTGGAGGAGCTGGGGCGGGAGCTGGCCAAGGAGCGGCCCGGCTGGTTCGAGGAGCAGGTGGCCCTGGGCAAGGCCGAGGACGTGAGCATCATGGTCTATACCTCGGGCACCACCGGCAAGCCCAAGGGGGCCATGATCAACCACGTGAACATCGAGGCCATGACCCTGGGGACCATCGAGGCCATCGGGGCCACGGAGAACGACTCGGTGGTGTCCTATCTGCCCCTGTGCCACGTGGCCGAGAAGATCTTCAGCCTGTTTTTGCCCATGTACGTGGGCTATCCGGTGAACTTCGCCGAGAGCATCGCCACCATCCAGAGCGACCTTCGGGAGATCGCGCCCTCGGTGTTTCTGGGCGTGCCGCGCATCTGGGAAAAGCTGCAATCGGCCATCTACATCAACATCAAGGACTCCAGCCGCCTGAAGCGGTGGCTGTTTAAGCGCTGCTACGCGGTGGGCCGGAAGATGGCCGGCGAGCGTCTGGAGGGCCGGCGGCCGGGCCCGGGCCTTCGGCTGGCCTTCTGGGCGGCCTACTGGCTCATGCTGCGGGCCCTGCAAAACT
It encodes the following:
- a CDS encoding ABC transporter ATP-binding protein produces the protein MAEHNDEQAILKVNNIEVVYNHVVLVLKGLSLVVPQGRIVSLLGSNGAGKSTTLKAISGLLPLEDGEMTDGWIDFEGQRLGQDLPHVLVRKGIFQVMEGRRIFEDLTVEENLACGAYTRRDRSGVKADLEKCFTYFPVLKSRLGRLAGYLSGGEQQMLAISRALLARPKLMMLDEPSLGLAPLLVEEIFAIIQEINQKEGTSILLVEQNAQVALSVSSYGYIMENGRVVLDGPVERLLADQDVQEFYLGLGQGGGRKSYREVKHYKRRKRWLS
- a CDS encoding ABC transporter substrate-binding protein translates to MKSLRVTLGLLLTLCLVLGAGMALAADTIKITAQQPLTGRFAFAGKHIHQGLADSIAYANEQGGVDGQKFEYIYEDTGYDLKRAVASFKKMVAKYSPVMNYGESTGEGKALAPEINSRYHLVYGSTSFSQELADRAKNPYFFVSGPTYAQQFGILLKYIAAHPKTKGQAPTVAFFHSDTEFGRDPVPYAREMAKKLGVKVVAEEVTAVGAVDITSQLLDLKRHNPDYCIFQGYVVPPIPAVIRGAKDFGLKTTFMGTFWTMSKMLLDKLGADGDGYMGVMPYAYWYHTDVPMIKIIQDFNKRHHPDVKYRPNSYMQGWFTGMVYVKLAKMCKAKGLPITGPNLKNMIPQVKDWDTQGFAGIVSFKHSNATAVGKVYIGKGGKFMPASDWIYLDK
- a CDS encoding branched-chain amino acid ABC transporter permease; the encoded protein is MRIGDFKQSYAADEAVFRSNTVRVWLVVLFAAMAAFPFMVGPYLLYMANLTGVAIIAAVGLNILTGAAGQISLGHAAFVGIGAYTSAILTTSLGLPFFLCLPLSGISAAFFGIIVGAPSMRMKGLYLCIATLAAQMIFDFIFVHWNSVTGGIRGINVPAPDLFGLKLDTEFKMYFVTVPIMIIAVTAARNLFRTRVGRAFIAIRDRDISAQLMGINLFQYKLYAFATSSFFAGVAGCLQVYLLKIVTPEHFPLHESIRYLAMIIVGGLGSVLGSIFGAIFMTMVPEALQSGLALFQGLDDKVMSYLYPLQTVVFGLLIVVFLVFEPHGLAEMWRRLKDYFRLWPFEH
- a CDS encoding AMP-binding protein codes for the protein MVELSGKTLGQFFLGQVARLGEQVALREKEFGIWQEVTWNGYRDHVQHFALGISALGFGRGDHLAIISENCREWLYADLAAICLGGVSVGVYPTSPYPEVHYVVKHSDSKLVVAEDQEQTDKILEVWDDLPLVEKIIVKDMKGLRHYPKDIIISFEEVEELGRELAKERPGWFEEQVALGKAEDVSIMVYTSGTTGKPKGAMINHVNIEAMTLGTIEAIGATENDSVVSYLPLCHVAEKIFSLFLPMYVGYPVNFAESIATIQSDLREIAPSVFLGVPRIWEKLQSAIYINIKDSSRLKRWLFKRCYAVGRKMAGERLEGRRPGPGLRLAFWAAYWLMLRALQNFVGLRKVRFCFSAAAKVSPDVLRFFHDLGIRVKEGYGMTESTGLSFIHMDEDIRMGTVGKPISCVEFAIAPDGELLKKGPLIFVGYYKNEQATAEAIIDGWLHTGDVAEVDQAGHLCIVDRKKDIIITSGGKNIAPSEIENALKVSPYIKEAIVIGEGRNYIAALIQIDFDNVGKWATDNHIAYTNFKNLSQNPEVNRLVQAEVDRVNAQFARVENVRKFLLLTKELDHDDDELTATMKVRRANIYQKFAEEIEVVYGKQARA